The stretch of DNA GCTGCTCTGGGGCGTGGGACTGCTGGTTTTTTCGCCTCGGATTTCGGGGCGTTGGGTGCTGCGGCTGTACGCGGCCAGGCCGGTGCCTGTTTCGGGGGCGCCGTGGCTGCATCAGGTCCTGGCCGTGTTGGCCTCCCGCGCGGGATTGTCCAGGACGCCCAGCCCATGGTGGGTGCCCAGCTCCGTGGTCAATGCCTTCGCGGTGGGACATCGCGATGACTGCGTTGTCGCCGTGACCGAGGGCTTGCTGCGTACCCTGACGCCCAGGGAGCTGATCGGGGTTTTGGCGCACGAGGTGGCGCACATCGCGCATGGCGATCTTTTCGTCATGAGTCTGGCCGACGTTATTTCACGCCTGACCTCGGCCATGAGCTTCGCCGGTTTGCTGCTGATTTTGTTTTCCCTGCCCCAGGTCCTGACCGGCGGCGAGGTGGACTGGTGGCCTCTATTGCTTCTGGCCGTGGCGCCCCAGGTCAGTCTTCTGGCCCAGCTCGGTTTGTCGCGGACCCGCGAATTCGACGCGGATCTGAGCGCTGTCCACCTGACGGATGATCCGGATGGTCTGGCCTCGGCCCTGATCAAGCTGGAGCAGGTGCAACGCGGGGGATGGCAGCGGATTTTTTTTCCTGGCCGGGGCGTCCCCGAGCC from Deltaproteobacteria bacterium encodes:
- a CDS encoding peptidase M48, translated to MPTTAIDPRRFSSHRGLNRVHTFLLLGLMTAYAGFVGWLLWGVDGLWLVLLWGVGLLVFSPRISGRWVLRLYAARPVPVSGAPWLHQVLAVLASRAGLSRTPSPWWVPSSVVNAFAVGHRDDCVVAVTEGLLRTLTPRELIGVLAHEVAHIAHGDLFVMSLADVISRLTSAMSFAGLLLILFSLPQVLTGGEVDWWPLLLLAVAPQVSLLAQLGLSRTREFDADLSAVHLTDDPDGLASALIKLEQVQRGGWQRIFFPGRGVPEP